A portion of the Micromonospora vinacea genome contains these proteins:
- a CDS encoding ubiquitin-like protein Pup — MATHDSGGQSQSGKSRQGEEIEDVTTEANPEVAERHAEITEDVDDLLDEIDSVLEENAEEFVRGYVQKGGE, encoded by the coding sequence ATGGCCACTCATGACAGCGGCGGCCAGTCGCAGTCCGGCAAGTCCCGTCAGGGCGAGGAAATCGAGGACGTCACCACCGAGGCCAACCCCGAGGTGGCCGAGCGGCACGCCGAGATCACCGAGGACGTCGACGACCTCCTCGACGAGATCGACTCCGTCCTCGAGGAAAACGCAGAAGAATTCGTGAGGGGTTACGTCCAGAAAGGGGGGGAATAG
- a CDS encoding endonuclease VII domain-containing protein, translating to MSDSADLPDKVCPQCKRTLCSTEFHRDRRRVDGLAFYCKACAAVRSEASRRKRGIAPQRRSPTPVGEGLKWCPDCEQIKPLDDFPTTTTKASGRHSYCKPCHNARGKETAQRLYGGTREYHLRRRYGVGEKEFQELLAEQGGVCAICGGADPQHLDHDHRTGWVRGILCFNCNGGLGQFRDSPMRLARAITYLRGTTWQRALIHPGVYQMCSPTRGRPPSRRF from the coding sequence ATGTCCGATTCGGCAGACCTCCCGGACAAGGTATGCCCGCAGTGCAAGAGAACGCTGTGCAGCACGGAGTTTCACCGTGACCGCCGACGTGTAGACGGGCTCGCCTTCTACTGCAAAGCCTGTGCCGCTGTCCGGTCGGAGGCGAGCCGGCGCAAGCGCGGCATTGCTCCGCAGCGGAGGTCGCCCACGCCCGTCGGGGAAGGTCTCAAGTGGTGTCCGGACTGCGAGCAGATCAAGCCTCTGGACGACTTTCCCACCACGACTACCAAGGCCAGCGGCCGGCACAGCTACTGCAAACCCTGCCATAATGCCCGGGGTAAGGAGACAGCGCAGCGGCTCTACGGCGGGACTCGCGAGTACCACCTGCGGCGGCGGTACGGCGTGGGCGAGAAGGAGTTTCAGGAGCTCCTGGCCGAGCAGGGCGGGGTCTGCGCGATCTGTGGCGGTGCCGACCCGCAACATCTGGACCACGATCATCGCACCGGATGGGTGCGCGGGATACTCTGCTTCAACTGCAACGGTGGTCTTGGCCAGTTCCGTGACAGTCCCATGAGGCTGGCCAGGGCGATCACGTACCTGAGAGGAACCACGTGGCAGCGGGCTTTGATCCATCCGGGCGTCTACCAGATGTGTTCACCAACGCGGGGACGTCCTCCTTCACGACGTTTCTGA
- the prcB gene encoding proteasome subunit beta, whose product MAAGFDPSGRLPDVFTNAGTSSFTTFLSRVAPEMLPGRRPLPPGMAADLAPHATTIVAIAAAEGVVMAGDRRATMGNLIAQRDIEKVHPADAYSLVGIAGTAGIGIELMRLFQVELEHYEKIEGAMLSLDGKANRLASMIRGNLGAAMQGLAVVPLFAGFDLAAADPARAGRIFSFDVTGGPYEETGYDAIGSGSLFAKSALKKRFRAGLSVADATRLAVEALYDAADDDTATGGPDLTRRIYPVVMTATAEGTYRLTDAETATIAEGVVAGRMENPGG is encoded by the coding sequence GTGGCAGCGGGCTTTGATCCATCCGGGCGTCTACCAGATGTGTTCACCAACGCGGGGACGTCCTCCTTCACGACGTTTCTGAGTCGGGTGGCCCCCGAGATGCTGCCCGGTCGGCGACCGCTGCCGCCGGGCATGGCCGCCGACCTGGCACCGCACGCGACCACCATCGTGGCCATCGCGGCCGCCGAGGGTGTGGTGATGGCCGGTGACCGACGGGCCACCATGGGCAATCTGATCGCTCAGCGCGACATCGAGAAGGTGCACCCGGCCGACGCGTACTCGCTGGTCGGCATCGCGGGCACCGCGGGCATCGGGATCGAGCTGATGCGACTGTTCCAGGTGGAGCTGGAGCACTACGAGAAGATCGAGGGCGCGATGCTCTCGTTGGACGGCAAGGCCAACCGGCTGGCCTCGATGATCCGGGGCAACCTGGGCGCGGCCATGCAGGGGCTCGCCGTGGTGCCGCTCTTCGCCGGCTTCGACCTGGCTGCCGCCGACCCGGCGCGGGCCGGTCGGATCTTCAGCTTCGACGTGACCGGTGGCCCGTACGAGGAGACCGGCTACGACGCGATCGGGTCCGGGTCGTTGTTCGCCAAGTCCGCGTTGAAGAAGCGTTTCCGCGCCGGGCTGTCGGTCGCCGACGCGACCCGGCTGGCGGTCGAGGCGCTCTACGACGCGGCTGACGACGACACCGCGACCGGCGGTCCCGACCTGACCCGGCGGATCTACCCGGTGGTGATGACCGCTACCGCCGAGGGCACCTACCGGCTCACCGACGCCGAGACGGCGACGATCGCCGAGGGCGTGGTCGCCGGCCGGATGGAGAACCCGGGCGGTTAG
- the prcA gene encoding proteasome subunit alpha codes for MAMQFYASPEQIMRDRSELARKGIARGRSAVVLSYSGGVLFVAENLSSALHKVSEIYDRIGFAAVGRYNEFENLRRAGVRMADLNGLSYDRRDVTGRALANAFAQTLGAIFTEQSKPFEVEICVAEVGATAAEDELYRLTYDGSVNDEPGRMAMGGQAEAITGVLKSNHRPDMSLGEAAKVAVQALSSVGGEGGAARTIAANQLEVAVLDRQRVGRTFRRITGAALTALLDGKAAPPASDLPDTPSVPTGEAGKPTSSAGSADLEDRPGQADS; via the coding sequence GTGGCCATGCAGTTCTACGCCTCGCCCGAACAGATCATGCGCGACCGTTCCGAGTTGGCCCGCAAGGGCATCGCCCGGGGGCGCAGCGCGGTGGTCTTGAGTTACTCCGGCGGCGTGCTCTTCGTCGCGGAGAACCTTTCCAGCGCCCTGCACAAGGTCAGTGAGATCTACGACCGGATCGGCTTCGCCGCTGTCGGTCGGTACAACGAGTTCGAGAATCTCCGTCGGGCCGGTGTGCGGATGGCCGACCTGAACGGGCTCAGCTACGACCGGCGGGACGTGACCGGGCGCGCCCTGGCCAATGCGTTCGCGCAGACCCTGGGTGCGATCTTCACCGAGCAGTCGAAGCCGTTCGAGGTGGAGATCTGCGTGGCGGAGGTGGGGGCCACCGCCGCCGAGGACGAGTTGTACCGGCTCACCTACGACGGTTCGGTGAACGACGAGCCGGGGCGGATGGCGATGGGCGGTCAGGCCGAGGCCATCACCGGTGTGCTGAAGTCCAACCACCGGCCCGACATGTCGCTCGGGGAGGCCGCGAAGGTCGCCGTGCAGGCCCTGAGCAGTGTCGGCGGGGAGGGCGGGGCGGCCCGGACGATCGCCGCGAACCAGCTCGAGGTGGCGGTACTGGACCGTCAGCGGGTCGGCCGGACGTTCCGGCGGATCACCGGGGCCGCGCTGACCGCGCTGTTGGACGGGAAGGCGGCGCCGCCGGCGAGCGACCTGCCGGACACGCCGAGCGTGCCGACCGGGGAGGCGGGTAAGCCGACCAGTTCGGCGGGCTCCGCGGACCTGGAGGATCGGCCCGGGCAGGCCGACAGCTGA
- a CDS encoding glycosyltransferase family 2 protein: protein MTSPQVTAVMLAYGAEPYLVDAARAVLASTDVEIDLVVVDNGCTGDGIDIVKGLPGVRVIRPEENTGYSGGCRVGAAEATGDWLAFVNSDAVVAPDALAKTVAVAAEPGVGAAMASIRLADTPELINTSGNPLHFTGLSWAGGNGEPATAHAARTSVPSLSGCCFVISRQRWQELDGFAAEYFAYHEDTELSLRLWQRGLRLEYVPDAVVRHHYEFSRNDLKLYLVERNRLVTLLTAYQTRTLLVLAPMLLLTEAAMLAAAMAGGWTKQKTRGWGWLWRNRAWVGARRRQLQTERTVPDGVIAELMTARVAPSNVDSPPGMGIFNAVAAGYWALARPLLQRR from the coding sequence ATGACCAGCCCACAGGTGACCGCGGTAATGCTCGCCTACGGCGCCGAGCCATACCTGGTCGACGCCGCCCGGGCCGTACTGGCCAGCACCGACGTCGAGATCGACCTCGTCGTCGTCGACAACGGCTGCACCGGCGACGGCATCGACATCGTCAAGGGCCTGCCAGGGGTGCGGGTGATCCGACCGGAGGAGAACACCGGCTACTCCGGCGGTTGCCGCGTCGGCGCCGCCGAGGCCACCGGAGACTGGCTCGCCTTCGTCAACTCCGACGCCGTCGTCGCCCCCGACGCCCTCGCCAAGACGGTGGCAGTCGCCGCCGAACCCGGCGTCGGCGCCGCGATGGCGTCGATCCGGCTGGCCGACACCCCGGAGCTGATCAACACCTCCGGCAACCCGCTGCACTTCACCGGGCTGTCCTGGGCCGGCGGCAACGGCGAACCCGCCACCGCGCACGCCGCCCGCACCAGCGTCCCGTCGCTCAGCGGCTGCTGCTTCGTGATCAGCCGCCAACGGTGGCAGGAGCTCGACGGCTTCGCCGCCGAATACTTCGCCTACCACGAGGACACCGAGCTGAGCCTGCGGCTCTGGCAACGCGGCCTGCGACTGGAGTACGTCCCCGACGCCGTCGTGCGCCACCACTACGAGTTCTCCCGCAACGACCTGAAGCTCTACCTGGTGGAACGCAACCGACTCGTCACGCTGCTCACCGCGTACCAGACCCGGACGCTCCTGGTGCTCGCCCCGATGCTGCTGCTCACCGAGGCCGCCATGCTCGCCGCCGCGATGGCCGGCGGCTGGACCAAGCAGAAGACCCGCGGCTGGGGCTGGCTGTGGCGCAACCGGGCCTGGGTCGGTGCCCGTCGCCGCCAACTCCAGACCGAACGGACAGTGCCCGACGGGGTGATCGCCGAGCTGATGACCGCCCGGGTCGCCCCCTCGAACGTCGACTCGCCTCCCGGCATGGGCATCTTCAACGCGGTCGCCGCCGGCTACTGGGCTCTCGCCCGGCCGCTGCTCCAGCGCCGCTGA
- a CDS encoding lipopolysaccharide biosynthesis protein, producing the protein MIRRLLRLIPPGTIAVGAGLGLLGLASYVHLAVAGHSLSGADYNRLSVLWSIVFTLGIGVFLPIEQEVARVVAARHSQGLPPGPVLARGVTVAAAMLAVLVLAVTAGRQLLADHLFHGDGTMVTVLVGALAAMAVAYATRGVLSGLQLFPWYGTQLGIDGGLRIAMVALLGLAGVTSPVWYGVVLVVAPLASVLLTLPPVLRAIGGGPPVAWATLLRGLGLLTASSLLSQVVVNVGVINLQLLAPSDTAAAGALLSALVLVRIPLFVFGSLQASLLPGLATTATTGDQAGFHSLLRRALAIVTALGLTGAVGAVLLGPWLVGVLFDAPGVLGHGDFAWLAAATLAYLWAMVLGQALLALDRHRAQALAWTVGVAALIIVTLLPAPVILRVELAYTVGSVIVAATMAVLLLRGGVRRPTTLTRPLADAVTPAVSGGIR; encoded by the coding sequence GTGATCCGCCGCCTGCTACGCCTGATCCCGCCCGGCACCATCGCTGTTGGTGCCGGGCTGGGTCTTCTCGGCCTCGCCTCCTACGTCCACCTCGCCGTCGCCGGCCACAGCCTCAGCGGCGCCGACTACAACCGCCTGTCGGTGCTCTGGTCGATCGTGTTCACCCTCGGCATCGGCGTGTTCCTGCCGATCGAGCAGGAGGTCGCCCGGGTCGTCGCCGCCCGGCACAGCCAGGGGCTTCCCCCCGGGCCCGTGCTGGCCCGGGGCGTCACCGTCGCCGCCGCGATGCTCGCCGTGCTGGTGCTGGCCGTCACCGCCGGGCGCCAACTCCTCGCCGACCACCTCTTCCACGGCGACGGCACCATGGTCACCGTCCTCGTCGGCGCGCTCGCCGCGATGGCCGTCGCCTACGCCACCCGCGGTGTCCTCTCCGGCCTGCAACTCTTCCCCTGGTACGGCACCCAACTCGGCATCGACGGCGGGCTGCGCATCGCCATGGTCGCCCTGCTCGGGCTGGCCGGCGTCACCTCCCCCGTCTGGTACGGCGTCGTGCTCGTCGTCGCCCCGCTGGCCAGCGTCCTGCTCACCCTGCCGCCGGTCCTGCGCGCCATCGGCGGCGGCCCACCGGTCGCCTGGGCCACATTGCTGCGCGGCCTCGGGCTGCTCACCGCCTCCAGCCTGCTCTCCCAGGTCGTGGTGAACGTCGGCGTGATCAACCTGCAGCTGCTCGCCCCCTCCGACACCGCAGCCGCCGGCGCGCTGCTCTCCGCCCTCGTGCTGGTCCGCATCCCGCTGTTCGTCTTCGGCTCCCTACAGGCGTCACTGCTGCCCGGCCTGGCCACCACCGCCACCACCGGCGACCAGGCCGGCTTCCACAGCCTGCTACGCCGGGCGCTCGCCATCGTCACCGCGCTCGGCCTCACCGGGGCCGTCGGCGCCGTACTGCTCGGCCCGTGGCTGGTCGGCGTACTCTTCGACGCCCCCGGCGTCCTCGGCCACGGCGACTTCGCCTGGCTGGCCGCCGCCACGCTCGCCTACCTCTGGGCGATGGTGCTCGGCCAGGCCCTCCTCGCCCTCGACCGGCACCGCGCCCAGGCCCTCGCCTGGACCGTCGGCGTCGCCGCTCTGATCATCGTGACGCTGCTCCCCGCCCCGGTGATCCTCCGGGTCGAGCTGGCCTACACCGTCGGCTCCGTCATCGTGGCCGCCACCATGGCGGTGCTGCTGCTGCGCGGTGGCGTCCGCCGACCCACCACCCTCACCCGGCCGCTCGCCGACGCCGTCACCCCCGCCGTATCCGGAGGCATCCGATGA
- a CDS encoding glycosyltransferase family 2 protein, which yields MVNGKRTLIIIPALNESGSIADVVGEVRGELPGVDVLVVDDGSTDRTAAVAAAAGAKVAKLPYNLGVGGAMRLGYRYARDHNYDVAIQIDADGQHDPRYVPKLVDLLEDNDLVIGARFAGEGDYNVRGPRRWAMVMLSAVLSRVAHTKLTDTTSGFRAANRRVIEMFASWYPAEYLGDTVETLVHTARRGYRIRQVPVAMRKRMAGTPSHSPAKAMVYLGRAFAVLTLALIRR from the coding sequence ATGGTTAACGGCAAGCGCACCCTGATCATCATCCCGGCTCTCAACGAGTCGGGCTCGATCGCCGACGTCGTCGGCGAGGTCCGCGGCGAACTGCCCGGCGTCGACGTGCTCGTTGTCGACGACGGCTCCACCGACCGCACCGCCGCCGTCGCCGCCGCCGCCGGCGCGAAGGTCGCCAAACTGCCGTACAACCTCGGCGTCGGCGGGGCCATGCGCCTGGGCTACCGCTACGCCCGCGACCACAACTACGACGTCGCCATCCAGATCGACGCCGACGGCCAGCACGACCCGCGGTACGTGCCGAAGCTCGTCGACCTGCTCGAGGACAACGACCTCGTCATCGGCGCCCGCTTCGCCGGTGAGGGCGACTACAACGTCCGCGGCCCCCGCCGCTGGGCGATGGTGATGCTCTCCGCCGTGCTGTCCCGGGTCGCCCACACCAAGCTCACCGACACCACCTCCGGCTTCCGGGCCGCCAACCGGCGAGTCATCGAGATGTTCGCCAGCTGGTACCCGGCCGAGTACCTCGGTGACACGGTGGAGACCCTGGTACACACCGCCCGACGCGGATACCGCATCCGGCAGGTCCCGGTCGCCATGCGCAAGCGGATGGCGGGCACCCCCAGCCACTCCCCCGCCAAGGCGATGGTCTACCTCGGTCGCGCGTTCGCCGTCCTCACGCTGGCGCTCATTCGCCGGTGA
- a CDS encoding DUF2304 domain-containing protein gives MKLTLVTGLTGLLLLGTIVELLRRRQLREKYGMLWLAVLIIVIPLSLFPRLLDNVAETLGVASGVSLVLFLGIVFLLLVCVHLSWEVSALEEETRTLAEDLALLRAEIDADRAARDELVSTDG, from the coding sequence ATGAAGCTCACACTCGTCACCGGACTGACCGGCCTGCTGCTCCTCGGCACCATCGTCGAGCTGCTGCGCCGCCGTCAGCTGCGCGAGAAGTACGGCATGCTCTGGCTCGCCGTGCTGATCATCGTGATTCCGCTGTCGCTGTTCCCCCGGCTGCTCGACAACGTCGCCGAGACGCTCGGTGTCGCCTCCGGTGTCAGCCTCGTGCTCTTCCTCGGCATCGTCTTCCTGCTGCTGGTGTGCGTCCACCTCAGCTGGGAGGTCAGCGCCCTGGAAGAAGAGACCCGGACCCTGGCCGAAGACCTCGCCCTGCTCCGCGCCGAGATCGACGCGGACCGGGCAGCCCGAGACGAACTGGTGTCGACCGATGGTTAA
- the rfbD gene encoding dTDP-4-dehydrorhamnose reductase, whose amino-acid sequence MTRVLVTGAGGMLGRDLVTVLGTRPDLKVTAATRADLNVTDRAAVDAAVTGHDLVINAAAWTNVDAAEADEAAATAVNGHAVTNLAAACATDGTRLIQVSTDYVLAGNADTPYPEDAPTAPVNAYGRGKLVGEQAVARLLPDTGYVVRTAWLYGAHGPNFVATMLRLATQREHLDVVDDQHGQPTWSYALAERLVALADAALAGHAAPGVYHGTCAGQTTWYGLARAAFTLAGLDPDRIRPTTSDRYPRPAPRPAYSVLGHSRWAAVGLAPLPDWHSALVDAFHSPAPPAPWKVA is encoded by the coding sequence ATGACCCGAGTACTCGTCACCGGCGCGGGCGGCATGCTCGGCCGGGACCTGGTCACCGTGCTGGGGACACGGCCCGACCTCAAGGTGACCGCCGCCACCCGCGCCGACCTGAACGTCACCGACCGCGCGGCGGTGGACGCCGCCGTCACCGGGCACGACCTGGTGATCAACGCGGCGGCGTGGACCAACGTCGACGCCGCCGAGGCCGACGAGGCCGCTGCGACGGCCGTCAACGGCCACGCCGTGACCAACCTGGCCGCGGCGTGCGCCACCGACGGAACCCGGCTCATCCAGGTCTCCACCGACTACGTCCTCGCCGGCAACGCGGACACCCCCTACCCGGAGGACGCGCCCACCGCGCCGGTCAACGCCTACGGCCGCGGCAAACTGGTCGGCGAACAGGCCGTCGCGCGGCTGCTACCCGACACCGGGTACGTCGTACGCACCGCCTGGCTCTACGGCGCGCACGGCCCGAACTTCGTGGCCACCATGCTCCGACTCGCCACCCAGCGCGAACACCTCGACGTGGTCGACGACCAACACGGCCAACCCACCTGGTCCTACGCGCTCGCCGAGCGGCTCGTCGCGCTCGCCGACGCGGCGCTGGCCGGTCACGCGGCGCCCGGCGTCTACCACGGCACCTGCGCCGGGCAGACAACCTGGTACGGGTTGGCCCGCGCCGCGTTCACCCTGGCCGGGCTGGACCCGGACCGGATCCGACCCACCACCAGCGACCGGTATCCGCGTCCCGCCCCCCGGCCTGCGTACAGTGTGCTAGGGCACAGCCGCTGGGCAGCCGTGGGTCTGGCCCCGCTTCCGGACTGGCACAGCGCCCTGGTCGACGCGTTCCACTCCCCCGCTCCACCCGCCCCGTGGAAGGTCGCATGA
- the rfbB gene encoding dTDP-glucose 4,6-dehydratase, producing MRILVTGGAGFIGSEYVRLLLGKPLGSAAGVPPLEPAVVTVLDKLTYSGNLANLEPVRDDPRLRFVQGDICDPVVVDEVVAEHDVIVHFAAESHVDRSIAGAAPFVTTNVLGTQTLLDAALRHGTGRFVHVSTDEVYGSIDEGSWTETWPLAPNSPYSASKAGSDLLALSYHRTHGMDVVVTRCSNNYGPYQFPEKVIPLFVSNLLDGGTVPLYGDGGNIRDWLHVHDHCRGIALVQQKGRAGEVYNIGGGTELTNKELTGLLLDACDAGWDRVVPVTDRKGHDRRYSLDITKISDELGYQPSITLEQGLADTVRWYRDNRGWWEPLKSAPTA from the coding sequence GTGAGGATCCTCGTCACCGGCGGAGCCGGATTCATCGGGTCGGAGTACGTTCGCCTGCTGCTGGGCAAGCCGCTCGGCAGTGCAGCCGGCGTGCCGCCGCTCGAGCCGGCCGTCGTGACCGTGCTGGACAAACTGACCTACTCAGGCAACCTGGCCAACCTCGAACCCGTCCGCGACGATCCGCGACTGCGGTTCGTGCAGGGCGACATCTGCGACCCGGTCGTCGTCGACGAGGTGGTGGCCGAGCACGACGTGATCGTGCACTTCGCCGCCGAGTCACACGTCGACCGCTCGATCGCCGGCGCCGCACCCTTCGTGACCACCAACGTGCTGGGCACCCAGACGCTGCTCGACGCCGCCCTGCGCCACGGCACCGGCCGGTTCGTGCACGTCTCCACCGACGAGGTCTACGGCTCGATCGACGAGGGCTCCTGGACCGAGACGTGGCCCCTCGCCCCCAACTCGCCGTACTCGGCGTCCAAGGCCGGCTCCGACCTGCTCGCGCTGTCGTACCACCGCACCCACGGCATGGACGTGGTCGTCACCCGCTGCTCCAACAACTACGGCCCGTACCAGTTCCCCGAGAAGGTCATCCCGCTGTTCGTCAGCAACCTGCTCGACGGTGGCACCGTCCCGCTCTACGGCGACGGCGGCAACATCCGCGACTGGCTGCACGTGCACGACCACTGCCGCGGCATCGCCCTCGTGCAGCAGAAGGGCCGCGCCGGTGAGGTCTACAACATCGGCGGCGGCACCGAGCTGACCAACAAGGAACTCACCGGCCTGCTCCTGGACGCCTGCGACGCCGGGTGGGACCGGGTCGTTCCGGTCACCGACCGCAAGGGCCACGACCGCCGGTACTCCCTCGACATCACCAAGATCAGCGACGAGCTCGGCTACCAGCCCAGCATCACCCTGGAGCAGGGCCTCGCCGACACCGTCCGCTGGTACCGGGACAACCGCGGCTGGTGGGAGCCCCTCAAGTCCGCGCCGACCGCATGA
- the rfbA gene encoding glucose-1-phosphate thymidylyltransferase RfbA, translating to MRGILLAGGTGSRLWPITRAVSKQLMPVFDKPMIYYPLSTLVMSGVREILVITTPDDQDQFRRLLGDGSQFGLRLEYVSQERPEGIAQAFILGADFIGAESVALVLGDNIFHGVGLGRQLAAHGDPVGGRVFAYQVANPQEYGVVDFDADGRVLSIEEKPARPKSRYAVPGLYFYDNRVVDIARKLTPSARGELEITAVNEAYRETGELSVTVLDRGTAWLDTGTFTSMMQAAEFVRVVEERQGLKIGCVEEVAWRAGLIDDAQLRALAEPLTKSGYGDYLLRLLTEQSGDGGSW from the coding sequence GTGCGTGGAATCCTACTTGCCGGCGGCACCGGGTCCCGGCTCTGGCCGATCACCCGGGCCGTCTCGAAGCAGCTGATGCCGGTCTTCGACAAGCCGATGATCTATTACCCGCTCTCCACCCTGGTGATGTCCGGGGTCCGGGAGATCCTGGTGATCACGACTCCGGACGACCAGGACCAGTTCCGTCGGCTGCTCGGCGACGGCAGCCAGTTCGGGCTGCGGCTGGAGTACGTCAGTCAGGAGCGTCCGGAGGGCATCGCGCAGGCGTTCATCCTCGGCGCGGACTTCATCGGCGCCGAGTCGGTCGCGCTGGTGCTCGGCGACAACATCTTCCACGGCGTGGGTCTGGGTCGGCAGCTCGCCGCCCACGGTGACCCGGTCGGCGGGCGGGTCTTCGCCTATCAGGTGGCCAACCCGCAGGAGTACGGCGTGGTCGACTTCGACGCCGATGGTCGGGTGCTCTCGATCGAGGAGAAGCCGGCCCGGCCGAAGTCCCGCTACGCGGTGCCCGGCCTCTACTTCTACGACAACCGGGTCGTGGACATCGCCCGCAAGCTCACCCCGAGCGCCCGGGGTGAGCTGGAGATCACGGCGGTCAACGAGGCGTACCGGGAGACCGGGGAGCTGTCGGTGACGGTGCTGGATCGGGGCACCGCCTGGCTGGACACCGGCACGTTCACCTCGATGATGCAGGCCGCCGAGTTCGTCCGGGTGGTCGAGGAGCGGCAGGGCCTCAAGATCGGTTGTGTCGAGGAGGTCGCCTGGCGCGCGGGCCTGATTGACGACGCGCAGCTGCGCGCGCTCGCCGAGCCGCTGACCAAGAGCGGTTACGGCGACTACCTGCTCCGTCTGCTCACCGAGCAGTCCGGCGACGGGGGTTCCTGGTGA
- the rfbC gene encoding dTDP-4-dehydrorhamnose 3,5-epimerase — protein sequence MKIRELSIEGAWEITPQQHGDPRGMFMEWYRFDKLAEAVGHPLRLAQANLSVSARGVVRGVHFADVPPGQAKYVTCVRGAVLDVIVDLRVGSPTFGRWEGVRLDDTDRRAVYLSEGLGHGFCALTDDATLSYLCSATYNPTGEHAVHPLDEELGIEWPAEVPLLSARDDAAPTLAQARERGLLPEYDSCRRFVASLGPDGMSHSTGM from the coding sequence GTGAAGATCCGTGAGTTGAGCATCGAGGGCGCCTGGGAGATCACCCCCCAGCAGCACGGTGACCCGCGCGGCATGTTCATGGAGTGGTACCGCTTCGACAAGCTCGCCGAGGCGGTGGGGCATCCGCTGCGGCTGGCCCAGGCCAACCTGTCGGTCTCCGCGCGTGGCGTGGTGCGCGGCGTGCACTTCGCCGACGTCCCGCCCGGGCAGGCCAAGTACGTCACCTGTGTGCGGGGCGCGGTCCTCGACGTGATCGTGGATTTGCGGGTGGGTTCGCCGACCTTCGGCCGTTGGGAGGGCGTCCGGCTGGACGACACCGACCGTCGGGCGGTCTACCTCAGCGAGGGGCTGGGGCACGGGTTCTGCGCGTTGACCGACGACGCCACGTTGAGCTATCTCTGCTCGGCCACCTACAACCCGACCGGCGAGCACGCGGTGCACCCGCTGGACGAGGAGTTGGGCATCGAGTGGCCCGCCGAGGTGCCGCTGCTGTCCGCGCGGGACGACGCCGCGCCGACCCTCGCGCAGGCCCGCGAGCGGGGCCTGCTCCCGGAGTACGACAGTTGCCGGCGGTTCGTGGCGAGCCTCGGCCCGGACGGAATGTCGCACTCAACCGGTATGTGA